A genomic window from Bradyrhizobium lupini includes:
- a CDS encoding aspartate:alanine exchanger family transporter: MQGFFTFLQQNPFLLLFFVVGLAVWIGRASIKGYGLGMVAGAIVVGAGLSVWASIYGVKLELNNFAKSLFYYLFMYGVGLRVGPSFINSLKGDGLKFCLLALVSSVLGLALVVICAKLFALPIGAAGGMLAGSQTMSAAIGSAEQAITSGVVKLPEGMKPEDASGMIALSYGITYIWGTVGIILICKYLPRWWGVDAKVAAKQYEQEFGVKDLEGGGLTGYRQFGLRAYRLDNPAQVGMSIAKFRTMNPEYRIVNVARRGEPQGADPEFVLQKGDVVALGGSTEHLTDKMGLIGPEVADAKALGIPMDQADILVTNKEMAGRTFESFRETAIAGQLQVTKVERGGVQIPAGLKTELQRMDIVSVVGIKSAVNELGEMWGRIARTNTSTDLLTLAAGMIIGFLIGMIEFPAFGAKIGLGNAGGLLLSGVIVSSLVSRLRFFGNTPNAARNVLEDLGLVVFVAIVGINAGAGLLAQLTGAVALKIFVAGFIACTIPPFVVWAIGYHVFKINPAVLMGGVAGARSHSGPCREAAVEIQSSVPWIGFPVGYAVSGILLTVFGYFAMILAQ; the protein is encoded by the coding sequence ATGCAAGGGTTTTTCACGTTCTTGCAGCAGAACCCGTTTCTGTTGCTGTTCTTCGTCGTCGGGCTCGCCGTCTGGATCGGCCGGGCCAGCATCAAGGGTTACGGCCTCGGCATGGTCGCCGGCGCCATCGTGGTGGGCGCTGGCCTATCCGTGTGGGCGTCGATCTATGGCGTGAAGCTCGAATTGAACAACTTTGCCAAGAGCCTGTTCTACTACCTGTTTATGTATGGCGTCGGCCTGCGTGTCGGCCCGTCCTTTATCAACAGCCTGAAGGGGGATGGGCTCAAATTCTGCCTCCTGGCCCTCGTGTCGAGCGTGCTCGGTCTGGCGCTCGTCGTCATCTGCGCAAAGCTTTTCGCACTGCCGATCGGAGCTGCCGGTGGCATGCTGGCGGGGTCGCAGACCATGTCGGCCGCGATCGGTTCGGCCGAGCAGGCCATCACCTCCGGCGTTGTCAAGCTGCCTGAAGGCATGAAGCCCGAAGATGCGTCGGGCATGATCGCGCTGTCTTACGGCATCACTTATATCTGGGGCACCGTCGGCATCATCCTGATCTGCAAATATCTGCCGCGCTGGTGGGGCGTCGACGCCAAGGTCGCAGCCAAGCAGTACGAGCAGGAGTTTGGCGTCAAGGACCTCGAGGGTGGTGGCCTGACCGGTTACCGGCAGTTCGGCCTCCGTGCCTACCGGCTAGACAATCCGGCCCAGGTCGGCATGAGCATTGCCAAATTCCGCACGATGAATCCCGAATATCGCATCGTCAATGTGGCGCGCCGAGGAGAACCGCAGGGCGCCGATCCCGAATTCGTCCTGCAAAAGGGCGACGTCGTCGCGCTCGGCGGCTCGACCGAGCATCTCACCGACAAGATGGGCCTGATCGGTCCCGAGGTTGCCGACGCCAAGGCGCTCGGCATTCCCATGGATCAGGCGGACATCCTCGTCACCAACAAGGAGATGGCCGGACGGACCTTTGAATCCTTCCGCGAGACGGCCATTGCCGGTCAGTTGCAGGTCACCAAGGTCGAACGTGGCGGCGTGCAGATTCCGGCCGGTCTCAAGACGGAGTTGCAGCGGATGGACATCGTCTCGGTGGTCGGTATCAAGTCGGCCGTCAACGAGCTCGGCGAGATGTGGGGACGCATTGCGCGGACCAACACTTCGACCGATCTGCTGACGCTCGCCGCCGGCATGATCATCGGCTTCCTGATCGGGATGATCGAATTCCCGGCCTTCGGTGCCAAGATCGGCCTCGGCAATGCTGGCGGATTGTTGCTGTCCGGCGTGATCGTCTCCTCGCTGGTCTCCCGGCTGCGCTTCTTCGGCAACACACCGAACGCGGCGCGCAATGTGCTGGAGGATCTCGGTCTCGTGGTCTTCGTCGCCATCGTCGGCATCAATGCCGGCGCCGGGTTGTTGGCGCAGCTCACGGGTGCGGTCGCGTTGAAGATCTTCGTCGCCGGCTTCATCGCCTGCACGATCCCGCCGTTCGTCGTCTGGGCGATCGGGTATCACGTCTTCAAGATCAATCCGGCCGTGTTGATGGGCGGCGTTGCCGGTGCGCGGTCGCACTCCGGTCCGTGCCGCGAAGCCGCGGTGGAAATCCAGAGCTCCGTGCCCTGGATCGGGTTCCCAGTCGGCTACGCCGTATCGGGCATCCTGCTCACCGTGTTCGGCTACTTCGCAATGATCCTGGCTCAATAG
- a CDS encoding YoaK family protein has protein sequence MSTMDTAAASSIRRDETVPIALLLAFAGGYIDAFTWIIHGVMANAQTANLVLLWVYGSIGNWTKALHFVPPILAFAAGIMVAAWLRRATGARASAIGTLIEILLLVTIAILHNRLPDLAGTLGISFVAAVQSAVFTRVEGVLYSSVMITGNMRQAIEGVFAVASGEGALRLPGIFVVLCITFGLGAALGAFATKQIPNLALGVPVIALLVVLLRCESPGEEASS, from the coding sequence ATGAGCACGATGGATACTGCCGCTGCTTCGTCGATACGCCGCGACGAAACGGTGCCGATTGCGCTGCTGCTTGCCTTCGCCGGGGGCTATATCGACGCCTTTACGTGGATCATCCACGGCGTGATGGCCAATGCCCAGACCGCAAACCTTGTGCTGTTGTGGGTTTATGGCTCGATCGGAAATTGGACGAAGGCGCTGCACTTCGTTCCGCCGATCCTTGCATTCGCCGCCGGTATCATGGTCGCTGCATGGCTGCGACGGGCAACCGGAGCGCGCGCCAGCGCGATCGGTACGCTGATCGAAATCCTGCTGCTGGTTACTATCGCCATCCTGCACAATCGCCTGCCGGATCTTGCGGGAACGCTTGGCATTTCCTTCGTCGCCGCCGTACAGAGCGCCGTCTTCACGAGGGTCGAAGGCGTGCTCTACAGCTCCGTCATGATCACGGGCAACATGCGGCAGGCGATTGAAGGTGTGTTTGCTGTAGCGTCTGGCGAGGGGGCGCTACGGCTCCCCGGCATTTTCGTTGTCTTGTGTATCACGTTCGGCCTCGGCGCGGCTCTTGGCGCCTTCGCGACCAAGCAGATCCCGAATTTGGCGCTCGGTGTTCCCGTGATCGCGCTGCTGGTTGTGCTGTTGCGTTGCGAAAGTCCAGGCGAGGAGGCCAGCTCATGA
- a CDS encoding transporter → MITVRWIISAAPEIFLLLSVALGTILGRVRIFGFSIGTTACTLIVAVLIGQLGTFTFPALLRVILFSLFVFTIGYRSGPEFFASLSIRTLAQVALALVLGGTGLVIVLIFAKAFALGPGTASGLAAGALTQSSVIGTASGALAQLGLAKDVLEQQEANIAAGYAVTYVLGYILTLLFVPFVAPKLMRIDLKAEAAKLEAELSGGNPPQTENLHYRKFQARAYRVSAAAGRTVGALEDEIGSRSVIERIVRGGADVEPHRDTVLEAADDIVIAGRTAAIVAAKPIVGTEIDADEILKALPGNVVDVLVDNRKLHGRSVKDVADRVGDAARGVFLRTLMRMGREVPLSADTRVYVGDVMTLVGSTRNIERAASQVGQILSSEDRTDIAFLAAGIAIGLLAGLVSVKIGSVPLTLGGGGGALIAGLFCGWLRSRRPTMGAMPPAAQQTLSDLGLGGFIAAIGLGNGHAAWVAIQSHGMLLVGMGLVVTLVPLIVTTLFAHRVLRMNPVIICGALAGAMTVDAAVTGACEVAESQTPVLGVAVPYAVGNVVLTVLGPIIVASTFAG, encoded by the coding sequence ATGATTACCGTCAGGTGGATCATCTCTGCCGCGCCGGAAATCTTCCTGCTGCTGTCGGTCGCGCTCGGCACCATCCTTGGCCGCGTCCGTATTTTTGGATTTTCGATCGGCACCACCGCATGCACGCTCATCGTGGCGGTCCTGATCGGGCAGCTCGGCACCTTCACATTTCCAGCGCTACTGAGAGTCATCCTCTTCAGCCTGTTCGTATTCACGATCGGGTACCGGTCGGGGCCAGAGTTCTTTGCTTCTCTGAGCATCCGGACCTTGGCGCAGGTCGCCCTCGCGCTCGTGCTTGGCGGCACCGGGCTCGTCATCGTTCTCATATTTGCCAAGGCATTCGCACTCGGTCCCGGCACCGCTTCGGGGCTCGCTGCGGGAGCCCTGACGCAATCTTCGGTGATCGGCACCGCATCCGGCGCGCTGGCCCAACTCGGGCTCGCCAAGGACGTGCTGGAGCAGCAGGAGGCGAATATCGCCGCCGGATACGCGGTGACGTACGTCCTTGGTTACATCCTCACGCTTCTGTTCGTACCCTTCGTCGCGCCGAAATTGATGCGGATCGATTTGAAGGCGGAGGCTGCGAAGCTGGAAGCGGAGCTGTCGGGAGGAAACCCGCCGCAGACCGAAAATCTGCATTATCGAAAATTCCAGGCGCGCGCGTACCGGGTGTCGGCAGCGGCGGGACGCACGGTCGGCGCGCTCGAAGACGAGATCGGCAGCCGCAGCGTAATCGAGCGGATCGTGCGCGGGGGAGCTGACGTCGAGCCGCATCGCGACACGGTTCTTGAAGCGGCCGACGACATCGTCATCGCGGGTCGCACGGCGGCCATTGTCGCCGCAAAGCCGATTGTTGGCACCGAAATCGACGCCGACGAGATCCTGAAGGCTCTTCCAGGCAATGTGGTCGACGTCCTCGTCGACAATCGCAAGCTCCACGGCCGCTCCGTCAAGGACGTGGCCGACCGCGTCGGCGACGCCGCGCGCGGCGTGTTCCTGCGCACCTTGATGCGGATGGGACGCGAAGTCCCCTTGAGCGCGGACACCCGCGTCTATGTCGGTGACGTCATGACGCTGGTCGGCAGCACCCGCAACATCGAGCGCGCCGCCTCGCAGGTTGGACAGATCCTGAGCTCCGAAGATCGTACCGACATCGCATTCCTTGCCGCAGGCATTGCCATAGGTCTGCTTGCCGGTCTCGTGAGCGTCAAGATCGGGTCTGTGCCCCTGACGTTGGGAGGTGGCGGCGGCGCCCTGATTGCAGGGCTTTTCTGCGGCTGGCTGCGCTCTCGGCGGCCGACGATGGGTGCAATGCCCCCCGCAGCGCAGCAGACGCTGAGCGATCTCGGCCTTGGTGGCTTCATCGCTGCGATCGGGCTCGGGAACGGCCACGCGGCCTGGGTCGCAATCCAGTCGCATGGCATGTTGCTGGTCGGCATGGGCCTGGTCGTCACGCTGGTGCCGCTGATCGTGACCACCCTGTTTGCCCATCGCGTACTCCGCATGAACCCGGTCATCATTTGCGGAGCGCTGGCCGGCGCCATGACGGTCGACGCCGCCGTGACCGGCGCCTGCGAAGTAGCAGAAAGCCAAACCCCCGTGCTCGGGGTCGCCGTGCCTTACGCTGTCGGCAACGTTGTGCTCACCGTGCTTGGACCGATCATCGTGGCCAGCACTTTCGCCGGTTGA
- a CDS encoding response regulator transcription factor → MPGFVYVVDDDPSFRTAIQRRLKLAGYEVVTYASAQQLLEDPPGSEHPGCILLDVQIPGLSGPELQACLAQRPSPLPIVFLTGHADTATTVRAIKAGAEDFLTKPVSSEQLIGAIERALVRQEVVRGQQGKLDSFRARLTSLTRRERQVFDLIVRGKINKQIAYELGTTERTVKAHRHQVMTKMQVPSLAELVSVAERLGLLSSQPA, encoded by the coding sequence TTGCCTGGCTTCGTCTATGTGGTCGATGACGACCCATCGTTTCGCACCGCCATCCAGCGTCGGCTCAAGCTTGCCGGCTATGAGGTTGTGACCTACGCGTCGGCGCAACAATTGCTCGAGGATCCCCCGGGCTCCGAACATCCGGGCTGCATCCTGCTCGACGTGCAGATTCCGGGCCTGAGCGGCCCTGAGTTGCAAGCGTGCCTCGCCCAACGACCTTCGCCGTTGCCGATCGTATTCCTGACAGGGCATGCTGATACCGCAACGACTGTTCGCGCGATCAAGGCCGGCGCGGAAGACTTTCTGACCAAACCAGTATCTTCGGAACAGTTGATCGGCGCGATCGAGCGCGCACTGGTTCGACAAGAGGTGGTGCGCGGCCAACAGGGCAAGCTGGATTCGTTTCGTGCTCGTTTGACGTCTCTGACGCGACGCGAGCGACAGGTCTTCGACCTCATCGTGCGCGGGAAGATCAATAAGCAAATCGCTTACGAGCTTGGAACCACCGAGCGCACCGTAAAGGCGCATCGGCACCAGGTGATGACAAAGATGCAGGTGCCGTCCTTGGCCGAGTTGGTCTCCGTCGCCGAGCGGCTCGGACTTCTGAGCTCGCAGCCGGCGTGA
- a CDS encoding SulP family inorganic anion transporter, whose protein sequence is MTSSNRRSRWTFLFPPATWLAQYRSAWLRSDVIAGITLAAYALPVSLAYATLAGLPPQIGIYGYMLGGIGYALLGSSRQLAVGPTSAISLMIAATVGALAGGDAAKYAQIASLAACAVALLCLIAWLFKLSVLVRLVSDSILVGFKAGAGLTIMMSQLPSLFGVAGGGHNFFDRAIKLAGQLGGINWLVLAIGSIALFLLLVGERRLPGRPVGLTIVALSIVVATLLGLPSLGVPVTGKIPEGLPAIGLPSFGLLEPDELFPLAAGCVLLAYIEGVSAARSFAAKHGYALDVRQEFLGLGAANLITAFGHGYPVAGGLSQSAVNDNAGARTPLALVICSTTLALCLLFFTGALTNLPKTVLAAIVFAAVYRLVDIRALLRMWQASRIDFYAAAIALVSVLLLGILQGVLLAAIASIVLLLARASRPNVAFLGRLPGTGRYSDGARHEGVEPLVGIIAFRPEASLLYINAETILETVSDALLKSSDIRLVVCDLSASPYIDLAGARMLHDLHDKLASVHIGFCIVGAHAQLRDLLRAEGLAEKTDSATWLRSVDSVLGESKQSSDPRSEDPAGVLATRL, encoded by the coding sequence ATGACCTCATCCAACCGCAGATCGCGCTGGACTTTCCTGTTTCCGCCGGCGACATGGTTGGCGCAGTACCGTAGCGCTTGGCTCCGTTCGGACGTGATCGCCGGCATTACGCTTGCGGCGTACGCCCTCCCTGTGTCACTTGCCTATGCGACGCTGGCGGGCCTGCCGCCTCAGATCGGCATCTACGGCTACATGCTTGGTGGCATTGGCTATGCGCTGCTCGGGTCGTCGCGCCAGCTTGCGGTGGGTCCGACCTCTGCGATCTCTCTGATGATTGCGGCCACCGTCGGGGCGCTGGCCGGCGGAGACGCGGCGAAATACGCCCAGATCGCGAGCCTGGCCGCCTGCGCGGTGGCGTTGCTGTGCCTGATCGCATGGTTGTTCAAGCTCAGCGTTCTTGTCCGCCTGGTGAGCGACAGTATCCTGGTCGGCTTCAAGGCCGGCGCGGGACTTACCATCATGATGAGCCAGTTGCCGAGCCTGTTCGGCGTTGCCGGAGGCGGTCACAATTTTTTCGATCGCGCCATCAAGCTCGCGGGTCAGCTCGGCGGCATCAATTGGCTGGTTCTGGCGATTGGATCCATTGCGCTCTTCTTGCTGCTGGTGGGAGAACGGCGGCTGCCGGGAAGGCCGGTCGGACTCACGATCGTGGCGCTGTCGATTGTCGTAGCGACGTTGCTTGGGCTTCCGTCGCTTGGCGTACCAGTCACCGGGAAAATTCCAGAGGGATTGCCAGCTATCGGGTTGCCGAGTTTTGGATTGTTGGAGCCCGACGAACTCTTCCCGCTGGCTGCGGGATGCGTGCTGCTGGCCTACATAGAAGGCGTCTCCGCCGCGCGCAGCTTTGCTGCCAAGCATGGCTATGCCCTCGATGTCCGCCAGGAGTTTTTGGGGCTGGGCGCGGCCAACCTCATCACCGCCTTCGGCCACGGCTATCCCGTGGCCGGCGGGCTGTCGCAATCTGCGGTCAACGATAATGCCGGAGCGCGCACGCCGCTGGCGCTGGTCATCTGTTCGACGACACTGGCGCTGTGCCTGCTGTTCTTCACGGGAGCCCTGACGAATCTACCCAAGACGGTGCTGGCGGCGATTGTCTTTGCTGCCGTGTACAGGCTGGTGGACATCCGCGCGCTGTTGCGGATGTGGCAGGCCAGCCGCATAGACTTTTACGCTGCGGCAATTGCGTTGGTATCCGTGCTGCTCCTGGGGATATTGCAAGGCGTTCTGCTGGCGGCGATTGCCTCGATTGTCCTGCTCCTGGCGCGAGCCTCACGTCCGAATGTCGCCTTCCTCGGCCGGCTCCCGGGCACCGGCCGCTACTCCGATGGTGCGAGGCACGAAGGCGTCGAGCCATTGGTCGGTATCATCGCCTTTCGACCGGAAGCCTCGCTGCTTTACATCAATGCCGAAACAATCCTGGAGACAGTGTCGGATGCCTTGCTGAAGTCGTCCGATATCAGGCTGGTTGTCTGCGATCTCTCCGCTTCGCCCTACATTGATTTGGCTGGGGCGCGCATGTTGCACGACCTTCACGACAAGCTCGCCTCGGTCCATATCGGCTTCTGCATCGTCGGTGCACATGCACAATTGCGCGATCTGCTGCGGGCCGAGGGATTGGCGGAAAAGACCGACAGTGCGACCTGGCTTCGCTCGGTCGACAGCGTGCTCGGTGAAAGCAAGCAATCGTCTGATCCCAGATCGGAGGATCCGGCCGGCGTGTTGGCCACCCGGCTCTGA
- a CDS encoding decarboxylase, giving the protein MSKDAKPAEKRIDQFISGPGGRADDWRDLVEAAKVWARGGDRTMFDAALADLSVIEEFHGYPGLQLMAALREAASAGDAAGSLALATRITQALMTRSFRQLAGDWDAKDDGDGDAPELVPSTFGSHAARRPYFEMLVVTGVSSEKWPALAAEWRKLRRPVDSFVYEPVIVGSLEDAFCATMLNPNIAAVVINEGFGLRSRHDAPVLRTMTAAAGINHESDASALRLAHVIKRVRPELDIYLMSNRDVEEMAGNPEANVVRRIFYSIEELLELHLSILEGIQDRFDTPFFDNLKKYAQRPIGTFHALPIARGKSVFRSDWIRDMGEFYGLNLFLAESSATTGGLDSLLEPTGTIKKAQDKAARALGADRVFFVTNGTSTSNKMAVQALLGPGDIAIVDRNCHKSHHYGMVLAGAQPIYVEAFPMTEYSMYGAVPLKTIKQALLNARADGRLDRVKMLDLTNCTFDGHIYNTRRVMEECLAIKPDLIFLWDEAWFGFARFSPFLRRRTAMGAANEIEAWMHDPKSVAAYEKQQADLGKTPSDEVLLKTRLIPDPRQIRLRVYQTNSTHKSMSAIRQGSMLSVKDVEFHTVEQQFKEAVFTHASTSPNQQLIASLDVSRRQMELEGYGLVANAIEIAFAIRRAVNNNPLISKYFRILGADAMVPAQYRQSGFTDYLATGTNWASVLKSLDDDEFCLDPTRMTLVCGTAGYDGTQFKGILANEYNIQINKTSRNSVLFQSNINNTRSDVAHLVRVLAEIAGEVDRGLVQGGANATKTFEARVKSLMTDVPDLPNFSQFHDSFRGDAGTRTNEGDIRSGFYSAYDAAGCEYIRLGDSEIDRRLKAGPDLVSASFVIPYPPGFPIMVPGQVITQETIDFMRKLDVKEIHGYDAKEGLKLVRAEALAKIGRPKPGAAPKLKAAS; this is encoded by the coding sequence ATGTCCAAGGACGCCAAGCCTGCAGAGAAGCGCATCGATCAGTTCATTTCCGGGCCCGGCGGACGGGCAGACGACTGGCGCGATCTGGTCGAAGCAGCCAAGGTATGGGCGCGCGGCGGCGACCGTACGATGTTTGACGCGGCCTTGGCCGATCTCTCCGTGATAGAGGAGTTTCACGGCTATCCGGGGCTGCAGTTGATGGCGGCTTTGCGGGAAGCCGCCTCGGCCGGGGATGCGGCGGGTTCACTTGCTCTCGCGACGCGCATCACGCAGGCATTGATGACGAGATCCTTCCGCCAGCTTGCCGGCGACTGGGATGCCAAGGACGACGGCGACGGTGATGCGCCCGAGCTTGTGCCGTCAACTTTCGGATCGCATGCAGCTCGGCGACCCTATTTCGAAATGCTGGTCGTCACCGGCGTCTCCTCCGAGAAGTGGCCAGCTCTCGCTGCCGAATGGCGCAAGTTGCGCCGTCCGGTCGATTCGTTCGTCTATGAGCCGGTGATCGTCGGAAGTCTGGAAGACGCCTTCTGCGCGACGATGCTCAACCCCAATATCGCCGCCGTCGTCATCAACGAGGGGTTCGGTCTGCGCTCGCGTCACGACGCGCCGGTATTGCGCACCATGACCGCCGCCGCTGGGATCAATCACGAGTCGGACGCGTCCGCGCTCCGGCTAGCCCACGTCATCAAGCGGGTACGTCCCGAGCTCGACATCTATCTGATGTCGAATCGCGACGTCGAGGAAATGGCGGGGAACCCCGAGGCCAATGTGGTTCGGCGGATATTCTACTCCATCGAGGAGCTCCTCGAGCTCCATCTCTCCATCCTCGAAGGGATCCAGGATCGATTCGATACGCCATTCTTCGACAACCTGAAGAAATACGCACAACGCCCGATCGGAACGTTCCATGCGCTGCCGATCGCTCGCGGCAAATCTGTCTTCAGGTCGGACTGGATCCGCGATATGGGCGAGTTCTATGGCTTGAATCTGTTCCTGGCGGAGAGCAGCGCGACCACCGGCGGTCTCGACAGCCTGCTGGAGCCGACCGGCACCATCAAGAAAGCGCAGGACAAGGCGGCACGCGCGCTCGGCGCCGATCGCGTGTTCTTCGTGACCAACGGCACCTCGACCTCCAACAAGATGGCGGTGCAGGCGCTGCTCGGGCCAGGCGACATCGCGATCGTGGATCGCAACTGCCACAAGTCGCACCACTACGGCATGGTTCTGGCCGGCGCCCAGCCGATTTATGTCGAAGCGTTCCCGATGACCGAGTATTCGATGTACGGCGCGGTGCCGCTGAAGACCATCAAGCAGGCGCTACTGAATGCGAGGGCCGACGGCCGCCTGGACCGCGTCAAGATGCTCGACCTGACCAACTGCACCTTCGACGGCCACATCTACAACACCCGGCGGGTGATGGAGGAATGCCTCGCGATCAAGCCCGATCTGATCTTCCTGTGGGACGAAGCCTGGTTCGGCTTTGCACGTTTCTCCCCGTTCCTGCGGCGGCGGACCGCGATGGGCGCCGCCAACGAGATCGAGGCCTGGATGCACGACCCGAAATCGGTCGCGGCTTACGAGAAGCAGCAGGCCGACCTCGGCAAGACCCCCTCGGATGAGGTGCTTCTGAAGACTCGCCTGATCCCGGACCCGCGCCAGATCCGCTTGCGCGTCTACCAGACCAACTCGACCCACAAGTCGATGTCGGCGATCCGGCAGGGTTCGATGCTGTCGGTCAAGGACGTCGAATTCCACACCGTCGAGCAGCAGTTCAAGGAGGCGGTATTCACGCACGCGTCGACCAGCCCGAACCAGCAACTCATCGCGAGCCTCGATGTCTCGCGGCGTCAGATGGAGCTCGAGGGCTACGGTCTGGTGGCGAACGCGATCGAAATCGCGTTCGCGATCCGTCGGGCGGTCAACAACAATCCGCTGATCTCCAAATACTTCCGGATTCTCGGTGCGGACGCGATGGTGCCGGCGCAATACCGCCAGAGCGGCTTTACCGACTATCTGGCCACCGGCACAAACTGGGCGAGTGTCCTGAAGAGCCTCGACGACGACGAGTTCTGCCTCGATCCGACCCGCATGACGTTGGTGTGCGGCACCGCCGGATACGACGGTACGCAGTTCAAGGGAATCCTGGCAAACGAGTACAACATCCAGATCAACAAGACCTCGCGCAATTCGGTGCTGTTCCAGTCCAACATCAACAACACCCGCAGCGATGTTGCGCATCTGGTGAGGGTGCTGGCCGAGATTGCGGGCGAGGTCGACCGCGGGCTGGTTCAGGGCGGCGCCAATGCGACGAAGACCTTCGAGGCGCGGGTCAAGAGTCTGATGACCGATGTGCCCGACCTGCCGAACTTCTCGCAGTTTCACGACAGTTTCCGTGGCGATGCCGGCACCAGGACCAATGAGGGCGACATCCGCAGCGGCTTCTACTCGGCCTATGACGCAGCGGGATGCGAATATATCCGGCTCGGCGATTCCGAGATCGACCGTCGCCTCAAGGCCGGTCCCGACCTCGTCTCTGCCAGTTTCGTGATCCCGTATCCGCCGGGCTTCCCGATCATGGTGCCGGGGCAGGTCATCACCCAGGAAACCATCGACTTCATGCGCAAGCTCGATGTGAAGGAAATCCACGGCTACGACGCCAAGGAGGGGCTGAAGCTCGTACGTGCCGAAGCCCTGGCGAAGATCGGCCGGCCCAAGCCCGGCGCCGCGCCGAAGCTGAAGGCGGCATCGTAA
- a CDS encoding invasion associated locus B family protein: protein MIDATSVLLSGRALVCVSILFAAAVARPASAQNIAAPRPTPEVKSAEIAPRGQREAKEITYGGWTKLCVRPAGTPMLCRTSITGRFATGQMAIRVDLIERDGDPIARLQVFVPVGMYLQKPVKLTIDGANVQSLPYTWCLSNTCIAADAADPKFINDMDAGTALVLEVTDSNLLSLTTSLPLAQFGPAHKGAPAQILEQDIEE, encoded by the coding sequence ATGATCGACGCAACTTCAGTGCTTTTGTCCGGGCGTGCGCTCGTCTGCGTGTCGATATTGTTCGCGGCGGCTGTTGCCCGACCAGCTTCAGCGCAGAATATAGCCGCGCCAAGGCCGACCCCAGAGGTAAAGTCCGCCGAAATCGCACCTCGCGGGCAGCGCGAAGCCAAGGAGATCACCTATGGCGGCTGGACGAAGCTTTGCGTACGGCCTGCAGGAACGCCGATGCTGTGCCGAACCTCGATCACGGGGCGGTTTGCTACGGGTCAGATGGCAATCCGCGTGGACCTCATCGAGCGTGACGGCGACCCCATTGCGCGCCTACAAGTGTTCGTTCCCGTCGGCATGTATCTGCAGAAGCCGGTCAAGCTGACGATCGACGGGGCCAACGTCCAGTCATTGCCTTACACCTGGTGCCTGAGCAATACCTGCATTGCCGCCGACGCAGCCGATCCCAAGTTCATCAACGACATGGATGCCGGCACGGCTCTCGTCCTTGAGGTCACCGACTCCAACCTTCTGTCTCTGACGACGTCATTGCCGCTGGCACAGTTCGGCCCGGCTCACAAAGGCGCGCCTGCACAGATCCTGGAGCAGGACATCGAGGAGTGA
- a CDS encoding response regulator transcription factor, protein MVDDDSSMRRSMERLLRNHGFTAVVFESAGALLSHGHLEDACCLVLDVNLNGESGIALRRKLASDGAKVPVVYITGNDSQANQAAAIDSGCAAYLSKPFAASELIATVERACAKSA, encoded by the coding sequence GTGGTGGATGACGATTCATCGATGCGGCGAAGCATGGAGCGGTTGCTGCGGAACCACGGCTTTACCGCGGTTGTTTTCGAGTCCGCCGGTGCATTGCTTAGTCATGGCCACCTCGAAGACGCGTGCTGCCTCGTGCTGGACGTCAATCTGAACGGCGAGTCGGGTATCGCCCTGCGGCGCAAGCTGGCAAGTGACGGCGCTAAGGTGCCTGTCGTCTACATCACGGGCAACGACAGCCAGGCAAATCAGGCGGCCGCGATCGATTCCGGCTGTGCGGCCTATTTGAGCAAGCCCTTCGCGGCCAGCGAGCTGATCGCAACGGTTGAACGCGCCTGCGCCAAGAGCGCTTGA